The genomic stretch TGGCGGGCGGCCAGTCCTTACTTCACGGCTTGGCGAGAAGGGAGTGCGTGATCCTTATCTCGTGCGCTCACCGAACGGCGATTCCTTTTATTTAGTTGCGACCGATCTCAAGATACATGGAGACAACGATTGGCATAGAGCCGTTACGGCGGGCAGCCGCTCGGTTATGGTGTGGAAGTCGATTGACCTCGTACATTGGTCGGACCAGACAATGGTTGAGATCGCGCCAGCAGAAGCGGGCTGTACTTGGGCTCCCGAGGTTTATTATGATGATGAAGCAGCTGTTTACAATATATTTTGGGCATCTATGCTGGAAGGCGAAAAAGCAAGCGGGGATGCAAGCAGTTACCATCGGATGATGTGCGCGAGTACGAAGGACTTCATTACGTTCAGCGAGCCTGTCGTCTATATGGATTACGGTTATTCGGTTATCGATACGACGATGATCGCGGATCGGGACAGCATTTATCGGATTAGCAAAGGACATCACATCATACAGGAAGCAGGAGCTTCCTTTGCTGATCCGAGCTATACTTTAATGAATAGCAACGTGGAGGAGTCGTTTATGGTCAGAGGCGAAGGGCCGATCGTATTCAAATCAAATACGGAAGAAAAATGGTACTTATTTGTTGATGAATACGGTCTTCGGGGTTATATTCCTTTGGAAACGACGGATTTGAGCTCTGGCGTGTGGTCGTTGCCCGAGCAATATGACTTGCCCAATAGCCCAAGGCACGGTTCGGTCATTCCGGTTACAAAGTTTGAATATGAGCGATTGCTAGAGCGATACGGAGGAGGAGACAAATAGTATGGGTGAATTACATAGAATGCTCAGGATTGATACGCAGAAGCGCGGAGCGGCATTGGGCGATTTATTTGGCATATTTTTTGAGGATTTAAATCATGCGGCTGACGGGGGACTCTATGCGGAGCTCATTCGCAATCGTTCCTTCGAGTTTGATCCAATCGACCATCCGGACTTTCACGGCTTGACGGCTTGGGAAAAGGTGGAACGCGGCCAGGCGAAAGGCGAATTAACGATTGAAGACAAGCTGCCTATGAATGAGCGAAACAAGCACTATGCTGTCATCGAACTATTGTCCGAAGGCGATGGCGTAGGCATTGTAAATAAAGGCTTCAATTCCGGTATTCCAGTACGCGAGGGAGAAGCTTACCATTTCTTCTTCTATGCAAGACGCGATAGCAGTTTTAATGAGCCGGTGCGGATTACGTTAGAAAGCTCGGATGGAAACGTATATGGCGATGCTACTGTTACGGTTAGCTCCGCTGAATGGAACAAGTACGAAGCGGTGCTTATCGCGAATAGAACAGATTACAGCAGTCGCCTAACGATTGTAACTCATGGCTCTGGGAAGCTTTATCTCGATATGGTCTCCCTGTTCCCAGCCCAAACCTATCTAGAGCGTCCTAACGGCTTGCGGGAAGATATAGCAACGCTGCTTGCAGATTTGAGTCCTAAGTTCATGCGGTTTCCGGGCGGCTGCTTGGTGCATGATGGATCGCTGAATCCGGATGATCGTGACTCTATGTATCGTTGGAAAAATACGATCGGCCCCATCGAAGAGCGGCCCGCAAGACGGAACAATTGGAGCTACAATCAGACGCTGGGCTTAGGCTATTATGAATATTTTCTCTTCTGCGAGGATATCGGTGCCAAGCCGATTCCGATTCTGCCGGGCGGGTACGATCCTCATCATAAACGGATCGTTCCTATCGAGGAATTATCGCCATGGATCGACGATGCGCTGGATTTAATTGAATTCGCTAATGGTGATGCGACAACGAAGTGGGGAGCTGTACGTGCCGAATTGGGTCATACCGAGCCATTTGGTTTGGAGTACATCGGAATTGGCAATGAAGAAGTGGGTGAACCCTTTTTCGAGAGGTATGCTTATTTCCATAAGGCGATCAAAGCGAAATATCCGGATATCAAAATTATTAACTCCAGCGGCCCGTTTGCTGCCGGCGGGGAATACGAACGAGGCTGGCAATCGGCGAAGGAGAATCATTCCGATTTGGTAGACGAGCATTTTTACCAATCGCCAGAATGGTTTTTGGCAAACTATGATCGCTACGATCATTTTAAGGCCGATGAGCCGAAAGTGTTTTTAGGTGAATATGCATCATGGGGCAACACGTACTATAATGCACTCGCAGAAGCGGCTTTTATGACGGGCTTGGAAAAAAATGCTCATGCGGTGGGGCTTGCCTGTTATGCGCCGATGCTCTGCAACGTTGATTATACGAACTGGAAACCGGATCTCATATGGTTTAACAATCACGAGGTATTTGGGACGCCGAACTACTACGTGCAGAAGCTGTTTATGAATCATCAAGGTGATCAACTGCTGCATATCGAAGCAAGTGGATTTTCGCAGAGGGAACAGCCGACGGTAAAACCGATCAACGGTGCTATTGAATTAGGAACAGACGCCAGCTCTGTTCGTTATTCGGATGCCAGAATTGTAAATAATGATACGGGTGAGATCCAAAGCTTTGAAGGATGGACAGCCAGTCTATCGGATTCTGAGGAAGAACGTTTGAGAGGAACAGCAAAGCAAGCGGTGACACTGTGTGAAACCGAATGGGAGAACTACACTTTATATGTTAAGGCAGCAAAAATAAGCGGACCAAGAGGATTCGTCATTTACTTTGGAAAAGACGACGAGAACAACCAGCTGTTTTGGGAAATTAGCGGCTGGCAAAATCAGGACTCGATGATTAGCTCACGGATTAACGGGAGAAGTTCCTGCTTGACCCAAAGCTTGTTTACCGTAGAAGCAGGTGCCGAGTATGAGCTTGCGCTGGAAGTAACGGGAAGACAGATTCGTGCCTATATTAACGATGAACAGATCCATGAAACAGTGGACAGGCTTCCTGTGATTGAGCCGCTCTATTATTCCGCAAGCGTCGAAGACAGTACTGGCGACATGATTGTCAAAGTAGTTAATGTGCAGGAACGCAATGTGGACACGAAGGTTGAATTTACGGATTTGCTTAACGCTTCCTATGCAATTGACGTATTTGAACTGTCTGGCCACGCGCTTGAAGCTGAAAATAGTTTTGAAAAACCCGATCAAATTATGCCAAAGGAAAAATCGATTCGTATGAACGGGAATCATTTTGAATATGATTTCCCTAAGCATTCCGTTACTATTTTCCGGATCAAAAGAATAGGTTGATTGTTGCTTAAATTAAAGAAGCTACCGAGATTTCGGCAGCTTCTTTGTTTTCGATAGAGGTGATTATCATCTACAACTTGAATTTATTCTTTCCAGTACTTTTCGATAATGGCATCGCGTCCGGAATAAATCCTTGATTCCTTGTAGAACTCCGGATTTTTGCGGTGGTAATTCTGGTGATATTCCTCGGCTGGATAAAATACAGTCGCCTCTTGAATCGCTGTCACAATGGGCTTGTCAAAACGGCCGCTCTTGCCCAGCTCCTCCTTGGACTTTATAGCAAGCTGACGTTGTTCTTCATTATGATAAAGAATTGCAGCGCGATACTGACTTTTCTGATCATTCCCTTGTCCTATAGCATCGGTAGGATCGATTTGGGGCCAATACAGCTCTAGCAGCTTTTCATATGGGAAAATGTCCGGATCATAAGTAATTTGCACCACTTCTAAATGTCCGGTTTCACCTGTCAATACTTGCTCGTACGTGGGATTCTCCAGCGTTCCACCCATATAACCGGACAGAATGCCGTGAATGCCTGGCTGTTCTTCAAACGGACTTACCATGCACCAGAAGCAGCCTCCGGCAAACGTTGCTTTTTGTATCATATGCTCTCCCCATTCCTTGATTCACTTGTGTAGAACTAAATTATAACATAACATCATTTTGAGTATCACAGTTAGGAAAATGCAACTATCTCCTCCTATAAAGCGTCTTGACTATGAAAGAGAACACTTGGAAAATTAGGATTTTTCTGTTTTTTTTTTTGCAGAAGGGAGATAGTAATGAATAAGAAAAAAACAACTATATGGAGTATTGTCATTCTTGTATTAATCATCGGAATAGGATATCAGACGTATGAAAAGTACGGAAGATTTTATGAGATGTGGGGAAAAAGATGGGGAATCACGATCTCGAAACCTACAGAAATAATAGTGGCATTTGAAAGTCAGCCAAGCTTTAATGGAGATGGAGAAGGGTATTATGTTTTGAAATACACTGAAAAACAAATAAGGAAAATCAAAAATCAGGATTTTTGGCAGCCAATAAATGAAGCATCCATTAATGACTTGAACGAAAAGGTGTTACGGTTCAAAGAATCTGTTATAGAGATTTATCCGGACGAAGCAGATAAGTATGAGAGATTATATCAATTGTACCCTACGGAGTATGGACAAGGTGATTTGTATTTCTATAAGAAAAAAGATGACGGTAGTTACGGTATCGTGGTACTGAATGTAGAAAATAAACGAATGTACCTGATGGAGTGGACGCAATAAATGTGATGATTCTATATTTCACTATGGGACGCTTTATTATAGAAAGAAAGGAGATATAAATGTTAAAAATAAATGACATTAAAGATGGCTTTATTGAAGAGAGCATTGAAATTGATGAACATGTTCCGTTTAATATTAATTGGAATCATACTAATAGCAGTTATTCTAATTATTATTGGAGAACAGGTAATTTTAAGAATTCTTTGTTCGAAATAGGGTTAGATTCGCTGTCTGGAGTTATAAAAAATATGGGACTTCCACTGTCAAATAAGGTTTCTATGAGCGAGAAAATTCTCGAAACTAATTATTCTGTACAAGGTTTTCCGAAATTCGAGCTAAGTCATTGGACTTCAGAATACTATTATGATTTCTTTCAAGAATTTTCAATAGAATTGTTCGAAAATGGATTATCGATATGTTTTTATCAAGATAATGTAGAAGAAATCGTGAAAACTAATAGAGTATTATTTCATATTAGCAAAGAAAGAATACTCTCAAGAATTGATCTGATCGATTTATCAAGTGATGAAATTTTTCGAATAACTAAATCAGTTTCTTATCCATCAAGATAGTAAAATAAATTAGCCACATACGACTATACTCCATATGGCTTTTTTTATCAAAATATTTATGTTCAACCTATTAAGAAAGTAAATAATTCGAACAGGCAGGAATGAACGTTATCAAGCGTTGTATGGATATCTTAAGGGGAAATCAGTCAAGGACATCGCCGATTTCTTTGGTTCAACTGATATAGTTGGGTTAGTTCGTTTAGGAAATAGCGCGATAGGATGAGGCTAGGCTGCTTCTCATTAAACGATATACCTTGATCTTTAAAAATGAAGATTTAGCGAAGCGAGAAGATCGTTCTGGAGAAACGAAGTGTTCGCCTTTGCAGCCGTATTCTTACCTTTAAATGTCTTAGGAAATCAAAGAATCTGGTTGCAACCGCGATCGTAAGAATGATCTACTCGCGCAGCGACCAAAACGTAATTGTTTAGTTCAACTTATATAGATGGAATTTCTCCCGCTAAAATAACGGTTTTTCGCTTTGCAGATGAAATAGATGGAATTTGTCCCGTTAATTTTACGGTTTCTCATGAATTCGGCTGATTCCTTGGAATTAGAGGGAGGAATTCCATCTAAATGCAAAAATAAGCTAAAATTTCTTGAAATAGAGGGAGAAATTCCATGTATAGCAATAACGGGATAAGCTGCCGCCATCGTTACTTAACTAAATCAATAATAATCTCTTCTAATACAAACTCTTCTTGACCTTTACCGGATTTATCCGGAATGGGAATGGATGCACTTCCATCTCTCGTTTCCTCTACGGAGCCATGATTATCGGAAGTATATTCATATAATCTGAGGTGAGGAGTTATCATGAGCTTCGTTGCATTCGGATCTAATTTTTCGAATGTTTTACTCCAGCTCATGTTATAGCCTCCTCGATCACCTGATCCTCCATTGCCTTTACCTGAATAGCCATGTCCGAGATCATCTCTAATGTCTAGATCAATATCGACCCCATGCCATTTCTTTTGTATCTCCTTGGAAACCTCTTGATCGTAATAAACGATATAGGACATCGGTGTAATGGATATTTTTCGTATACTCACCTTTACCCCATTATGTTCCACAGTGCGATCAATCCATTGTATGTTATTTTCTGTCGCCTTTAAGGCAAATGCAAAGCTCCAATTTCCTTCAATGTATTCTTTGTTATCTTGAATGTATATATTGTCTATATTCCACTGTACATGTACAGTGTCTGATTCCTTGCGATTTAAAAAGCTGCTAGCAGTGACTAGCCCAACATAGTTATTTTTGTCTACTTTAGAAATTTGAGAGCCTCCTGATTGGCCATCTGTTCCCTTGATATCTAGACGTCCTCTTAGTCGGGGCTGATCACCTAAATCTTGATTGCTTTCTAAAGAATAGGTAATGGATACGGCTTCCCCATCAAAAATCGCATCTTGTATAGTGAGCTTAATGCCATTACTTTCCGCAGACTGGTTGATCTCGCTGGAATACGTTTTATAATTATCATAAATTGCTGTGCGTCCACCATCCAAAAACTTAAAAATATTACCGATCACTGGAATGCCACTAGCGTAGGAAGGGAACGTAAACCCGAGCGCAGCAGCAGTAAAGCCGACAATAATGACGGAGGCAGCAGCACTCTTTTTCCATTTGTTCATTTTTTTCTTCGGACGAAGGGATTCTTTTAATGCCTTTTTAACTTTAGCCTTGTCCAATTCGGTTACCTTCATTTCCTCAAACTCATGGTCATTTATGTCCATATCATTTAATAATTCATATATATCCTTCATCGTACACTACCTCCGAAATTAAGATGTACAGCTTTGCTATAAAGCTTCTTTTTTCCTCTATAAATGCGATTATCGATCGCGGTGTTGGATAAACCAAGCTTTGCAGCAATATCCTCCGTTCTAAAGCCGAGAAAAAATTTCATAATAAAAATATTACGATCCACTGGTTCTAATTGATTGATTATCTTGATGAGCTCTGATTTGTCTTCCATCAAGATCAGCTCATCCTCTGCTGATTTTTCGGTATTCCAAACGATATCATTCGAAGTGAATTCTACGTTTTTCGCAGCCTTTCTGTAATAATCAATCGCTTTGTACTTCGCAATCGCACATATCCATTTTTTGAAATCAGTCGCTTCGCCATGAAATTTCTTCGAATGGCTCCATATGGAGAGGAAGGTATCATTTATGCACTCATCTATCATGCCCTCGTTCTCAAGCGGGGAGAGAACTTTGTGAATTACGCCTTTAATTAATGGCAAATAGGTGTCGATGATATATTCTAATGCGTCTTCGTTTCGGCGCTGTAATTGCTGTATAACGTTTTTATCATTAAACTTCATGAACAAATCTCCTTATTTTTTCGTAAAAGCATGTACATCTTATATAACGGACAAAAATATATTTTCTCTCGCATTTTCAAAAAAAACGAATAGGTTTCCATTGCTAACGGATCGGTAAGCAAACAAAAATAAGGATAGGGGAGTAGGTAATGATTACTCCCTTATCCTTATTCGACTTAGTGTTTCTTTCTCGGTTCAATCAACAGGGTTAGACTAACCAAGGTGACGAAAATGGTTGCTCCCATGTCAGAGAGGATAGCGATCCATAGCGTCAACCAGCCTGGTATCGTCAGCAAAAGAGCAATGATCTTGAGACCAAGCGATATGCTGATGTTGAACTTGATAATGCGGTTCACGCG from Paenibacillus sp. FSL H8-0548 encodes the following:
- a CDS encoding alpha-L-arabinofuranosidase C-terminal domain-containing protein yields the protein MGELHRMLRIDTQKRGAALGDLFGIFFEDLNHAADGGLYAELIRNRSFEFDPIDHPDFHGLTAWEKVERGQAKGELTIEDKLPMNERNKHYAVIELLSEGDGVGIVNKGFNSGIPVREGEAYHFFFYARRDSSFNEPVRITLESSDGNVYGDATVTVSSAEWNKYEAVLIANRTDYSSRLTIVTHGSGKLYLDMVSLFPAQTYLERPNGLREDIATLLADLSPKFMRFPGGCLVHDGSLNPDDRDSMYRWKNTIGPIEERPARRNNWSYNQTLGLGYYEYFLFCEDIGAKPIPILPGGYDPHHKRIVPIEELSPWIDDALDLIEFANGDATTKWGAVRAELGHTEPFGLEYIGIGNEEVGEPFFERYAYFHKAIKAKYPDIKIINSSGPFAAGGEYERGWQSAKENHSDLVDEHFYQSPEWFLANYDRYDHFKADEPKVFLGEYASWGNTYYNALAEAAFMTGLEKNAHAVGLACYAPMLCNVDYTNWKPDLIWFNNHEVFGTPNYYVQKLFMNHQGDQLLHIEASGFSQREQPTVKPINGAIELGTDASSVRYSDARIVNNDTGEIQSFEGWTASLSDSEEERLRGTAKQAVTLCETEWENYTLYVKAAKISGPRGFVIYFGKDDENNQLFWEISGWQNQDSMISSRINGRSSCLTQSLFTVEAGAEYELALEVTGRQIRAYINDEQIHETVDRLPVIEPLYYSASVEDSTGDMIVKVVNVQERNVDTKVEFTDLLNASYAIDVFELSGHALEAENSFEKPDQIMPKEKSIRMNGNHFEYDFPKHSVTIFRIKRIG
- a CDS encoding DUF4179 domain-containing protein: MKDIYELLNDMDINDHEFEEMKVTELDKAKVKKALKESLRPKKKMNKWKKSAAASVIIVGFTAAALGFTFPSYASGIPVIGNIFKFLDGGRTAIYDNYKTYSSEINQSAESNGIKLTIQDAIFDGEAVSITYSLESNQDLGDQPRLRGRLDIKGTDGQSGGSQISKVDKNNYVGLVTASSFLNRKESDTVHVQWNIDNIYIQDNKEYIEGNWSFAFALKATENNIQWIDRTVEHNGVKVSIRKISITPMSYIVYYDQEVSKEIQKKWHGVDIDLDIRDDLGHGYSGKGNGGSGDRGGYNMSWSKTFEKLDPNATKLMITPHLRLYEYTSDNHGSVEETRDGSASIPIPDKSGKGQEEFVLEEIIIDLVK
- a CDS encoding glycoside hydrolase family 43 protein, which encodes MSNQEQYAGYLFAYFKGESFEDGEQVYFGLSRGNDALAWQELNGGRPVLTSRLGEKGVRDPYLVRSPNGDSFYLVATDLKIHGDNDWHRAVTAGSRSVMVWKSIDLVHWSDQTMVEIAPAEAGCTWAPEVYYDDEAAVYNIFWASMLEGEKASGDASSYHRMMCASTKDFITFSEPVVYMDYGYSVIDTTMIADRDSIYRISKGHHIIQEAGASFADPSYTLMNSNVEESFMVRGEGPIVFKSNTEEKWYLFVDEYGLRGYIPLETTDLSSGVWSLPEQYDLPNSPRHGSVIPVTKFEYERLLERYGGGDK
- the msrA gene encoding peptide-methionine (S)-S-oxide reductase MsrA produces the protein MIQKATFAGGCFWCMVSPFEEQPGIHGILSGYMGGTLENPTYEQVLTGETGHLEVVQITYDPDIFPYEKLLELYWPQIDPTDAIGQGNDQKSQYRAAILYHNEEQRQLAIKSKEELGKSGRFDKPIVTAIQEATVFYPAEEYHQNYHRKNPEFYKESRIYSGRDAIIEKYWKE
- a CDS encoding sigma-70 family RNA polymerase sigma factor, translated to MKFNDKNVIQQLQRRNEDALEYIIDTYLPLIKGVIHKVLSPLENEGMIDECINDTFLSIWSHSKKFHGEATDFKKWICAIAKYKAIDYYRKAAKNVEFTSNDIVWNTEKSAEDELILMEDKSELIKIINQLEPVDRNIFIMKFFLGFRTEDIAAKLGLSNTAIDNRIYRGKKKLYSKAVHLNFGGSVR